The following proteins come from a genomic window of Flavobacterium eburneipallidum:
- a CDS encoding dihydrolipoamide acetyltransferase family protein produces the protein MARFELKLPKMGESVAEATITNWLKQVGDKIEADETVLEVATDKVDTEVPSDVSGVLVEQLFAKDDIIQVGQTIAIIETEQSNSDSESVKETVVPAEVTAIEKSIEAVKETIAVAVNFSDSDKFFSPLVKNIAKEEGIALAELETIAGSGKEGRVTKEDILSYIKNRGTVAPSAVEVSIPIAQSQPTTYNLQPKTPVSVNGGDEIIEMDRMRKLISGYMMNSLQTSAHVQSFIEVDVTNIVKWRDKVKTAFEKREGEKLTYTPIFMEAVAKALKDYPMMNISVDGDRIIKKKNINLGMAAALPNGNLIVPVIKNADQLNLVGMAKAVNDLGNRARTGKLKPDDTQGGTYTVTNVGTFGSIFGTPIINQPEVGILALGAIRKVPAVIETPEGDFIGIRQKMFLTHSYDHRVVDGALGGMFVKRVAEYLEAFDVDSDF, from the coding sequence ATGGCGAGATTTGAATTAAAGCTTCCAAAAATGGGAGAAAGCGTTGCAGAAGCAACCATTACCAATTGGTTGAAACAAGTGGGCGACAAAATTGAAGCTGACGAAACTGTTTTAGAAGTTGCTACAGATAAGGTAGATACAGAAGTACCGAGTGACGTTTCAGGTGTTTTAGTAGAGCAACTATTTGCTAAAGACGATATAATTCAAGTAGGGCAAACTATTGCTATTATTGAAACTGAACAAAGTAATTCGGATTCAGAATCTGTGAAAGAAACTGTTGTCCCTGCTGAAGTAACTGCTATCGAAAAAAGTATTGAAGCGGTTAAAGAAACCATTGCTGTAGCAGTAAATTTTTCGGATTCGGATAAATTCTTCTCGCCATTAGTAAAAAACATTGCCAAAGAAGAAGGAATTGCTCTTGCTGAATTAGAGACTATTGCAGGTTCTGGAAAAGAGGGAAGGGTTACGAAAGAAGATATTTTAAGTTATATTAAAAATAGAGGAACGGTTGCACCAAGCGCAGTTGAGGTATCAATACCAATTGCTCAATCACAACCTACAACTTACAACCTGCAACCAAAAACTCCAGTTTCGGTAAATGGTGGTGACGAAATCATCGAAATGGACAGAATGCGCAAGCTGATTTCTGGTTATATGATGAATTCTTTGCAAACTTCGGCACACGTACAATCCTTTATCGAAGTCGATGTTACCAATATTGTAAAATGGAGAGATAAGGTAAAAACCGCTTTCGAAAAAAGAGAAGGTGAAAAGTTGACTTATACGCCAATTTTTATGGAGGCTGTTGCCAAAGCTTTGAAAGATTACCCAATGATGAATATTTCGGTAGATGGCGATAGAATCATTAAAAAGAAAAATATAAACCTTGGAATGGCAGCTGCTTTACCCAACGGAAATTTAATTGTTCCTGTTATCAAAAACGCCGATCAGCTCAATTTAGTAGGGATGGCAAAAGCGGTAAATGATCTTGGAAACCGAGCCAGAACTGGAAAACTAAAACCAGACGACACTCAAGGCGGAACTTATACAGTTACTAACGTTGGTACTTTTGGAAGTATTTTCGGAACACCAATTATCAACCAGCCAGAAGTAGGGATTTTGGCTCTTGGAGCAATTCGTAAAGTACCAGCGGTTATCGAAACTCCCGAGGGCGATTTTATAGGCATTCGCCAAAAAATGTTTTTAACGCATAGTTATGATCACCGTGTTGTAGATGGTGCTTTGGGCGGAATGTTTGTAAAACGTGTAGCCGAATATCTAGAGGCATTTGATGTGGATAGCGATTTTTAG
- a CDS encoding Hpt domain-containing protein, producing MALHYNLAKVYALSDNDPEFVLQIVNLFVTEVPDDLEQIKEGIKKKDHKHAYAYAHKIKPTLDLLGLKVAFEEILQVEAWTKAEGEKKEIKETFKSVKNQIEDAVKELKKDFDL from the coding sequence ATGGCACTACATTACAATTTAGCCAAAGTGTACGCACTTTCAGATAACGATCCAGAATTTGTCTTGCAAATAGTGAATTTATTTGTCACAGAAGTTCCTGATGATTTAGAACAAATCAAAGAAGGAATCAAGAAAAAAGACCACAAGCATGCTTATGCTTATGCCCATAAAATAAAACCAACACTTGATTTATTAGGTTTAAAAGTAGCTTTTGAAGAAATTCTTCAAGTAGAAGCTTGGACAAAAGCCGAGGGTGAAAAGAAAGAAATCAAAGAAACTTTTAAGAGTGTCAAAAATCAAATAGAAGACGCTGTGAAAGAGTTGAAAAAAGACTTTGATTTGTAG
- a CDS encoding DUF262 domain-containing protein has protein sequence MGHIANKIDAKDVKLLNVFYGNRYKIDVFQREYRWQREQIEALISDLSSSFFNNYEDNHTIETAVNYDCYYMGPIVLCDDNNSLSIVDGQQRLTSFTLLIIYLHHLQNILSVKDDQKIDLENYIFVKKGGKKTLVLNVESRSEIINHLYSNENFIHEINFEDPNESYDYLKSIVEESIENIKNRYDDIIRFFPPELKTTKILSIFIEWLLNRVVLVEIKAYNIENAYTIFETMNDRGLSLNPTEILKAYLLSNIKEESKAIEANEKWKYLINLLKTNIGQDADLEFFRNWLRSKFAITRRGTFKGSENEDFEKIGVQFHAWVKNNHKKLNLKKDNDYYYFIQSNLSFYIDEYLSLYSLKNSVEGNSVEDFYITNAFTIADSLTYPLYLAPVNIIDSTDVITEKYLIVNKFLDNYTNIRMLCNRAITQSSIRNYFYDLIKEIRNNKIEDLYETLNRESEKLKEIKANIDNFQVDNWGYYHYFYARVNYFFPKTREEYIFSELLRSRKQSSFVLTQIFNNEELQKYFEDTNVNDIEHTIGNFCLIRRYEVEDFNKKQTRHKISYLLKRNYIPEMNDSDLKDIEILNFVINRNAVLKTITKEIWL, from the coding sequence ATGGGACATATTGCAAATAAAATTGACGCAAAAGATGTAAAACTATTAAACGTTTTTTATGGCAACAGATATAAAATTGATGTTTTCCAAAGAGAATATAGATGGCAAAGAGAACAAATCGAGGCCTTAATTAGTGATTTAAGTTCAAGTTTTTTTAATAATTATGAAGACAATCACACTATAGAAACAGCTGTCAATTACGATTGCTATTATATGGGACCAATTGTATTATGTGATGATAATAATAGTCTATCGATTGTTGATGGTCAACAAAGATTAACTTCCTTTACCTTACTTATAATTTATTTACATCATTTACAGAATATTCTATCTGTGAAAGACGATCAAAAAATTGATTTAGAAAATTATATTTTTGTAAAAAAAGGGGGGAAAAAAACTTTAGTTCTGAATGTTGAATCTAGAAGTGAAATTATTAATCATCTTTATTCAAATGAAAATTTTATTCATGAAATTAATTTTGAAGATCCTAATGAATCTTATGACTATTTGAAAAGCATAGTTGAAGAATCAATTGAGAACATAAAAAATAGATATGATGATATTATTAGGTTCTTTCCTCCTGAATTAAAAACAACAAAAATATTATCAATTTTTATAGAATGGCTTTTAAATCGTGTAGTGTTGGTGGAAATTAAAGCATATAATATAGAAAATGCCTATACAATTTTTGAAACAATGAATGATCGTGGATTAAGTCTTAATCCGACTGAAATTTTAAAAGCATATTTACTCTCAAACATTAAAGAAGAATCAAAAGCTATTGAAGCAAACGAAAAATGGAAGTATTTAATTAACTTATTAAAAACAAACATAGGACAAGACGCTGATTTAGAATTCTTCAGAAATTGGCTGCGCTCTAAATTTGCAATAACTAGACGAGGAACCTTTAAAGGTTCTGAAAATGAAGATTTTGAAAAAATTGGAGTACAATTTCATGCATGGGTTAAAAATAATCATAAAAAACTTAACTTAAAAAAAGATAATGATTATTATTATTTTATACAATCTAATTTAAGTTTTTATATAGACGAATACCTTTCACTATATTCTTTAAAAAATTCAGTTGAAGGAAATTCAGTTGAGGACTTCTATATTACTAATGCTTTTACAATTGCTGATTCATTAACTTATCCTTTATATCTAGCTCCAGTCAATATAATAGATAGTACTGATGTAATAACTGAAAAATACTTAATTGTCAACAAATTTTTAGATAACTACACAAACATAAGAATGTTATGCAATCGTGCCATAACTCAAAGCTCCATTAGAAATTATTTTTATGATTTAATAAAAGAAATTAGAAATAATAAAATTGAAGATTTGTATGAAACACTCAATAGAGAGTCTGAAAAATTAAAAGAAATTAAAGCTAACATTGATAATTTTCAAGTTGACAACTGGGGATATTATCATTATTTCTATGCCAGAGTTAATTATTTCTTCCCTAAAACAAGAGAAGAATACATTTTTAGCGAATTATTACGAAGTAGAAAACAAAGTTCATTTGTACTTACCCAAATTTTTAACAATGAGGAATTACAAAAATATTTTGAGGATACAAACGTAAATGATATTGAACACACTATTGGCAATTTTTGTCTTATAAGAAGATATGAAGTTGAAGATTTCAACAAAAAACAAACTCGCCACAAAATTTCATACTTATTAAAAAGAAATTATATTCCAGAAATGAACGATTCTGATTTAAAAGATATAGAGATATTAAATTTTGTAATTAATCGTAATGCAGTTCTTAAAACTATAACAAAAGAAATTTGGTTGTAA
- a CDS encoding 3'-5' exonuclease, with product MELKLNKPICFFDLETTGIDVAKDRIVEIAIFKVFPNGNKESKTWLVNPTIPIPPQSTEIHGISNEKVANEPTFKELSSQIYNMIKDSDLAGYNSDRFDIPLLAEELLRAGVDFDMKNRVSVDVQTIFHKKEERTLSAALKFYCGQSLENAHSAEADTMATYEIMKAQLDRYPDLENDMKLLSEFTTRKKIADFAGMIAFDKDGDEIFTFGKHKGAKVETVLENEPGYFSWIQNADFPLYTKKVLTAIKLRKLNTK from the coding sequence ATGGAACTCAAACTCAATAAGCCAATTTGTTTTTTCGACCTAGAAACTACAGGAATTGATGTCGCTAAAGATCGAATTGTAGAAATAGCAATCTTCAAAGTTTTTCCAAACGGAAATAAAGAAAGCAAAACATGGTTAGTGAATCCAACAATTCCAATTCCGCCACAATCTACCGAAATTCACGGAATCAGTAATGAGAAAGTAGCCAATGAACCAACGTTCAAGGAACTGTCTTCCCAGATTTACAACATGATAAAAGATTCGGATTTGGCAGGATATAATTCCGATCGTTTTGATATTCCATTATTGGCAGAAGAATTATTGCGTGCAGGAGTAGATTTTGATATGAAAAACCGAGTTTCTGTGGATGTTCAAACTATTTTTCATAAAAAAGAAGAACGAACCTTGAGTGCGGCATTAAAATTTTATTGTGGTCAAAGTTTAGAAAATGCCCATTCTGCCGAAGCAGATACTATGGCGACTTACGAAATCATGAAAGCGCAATTGGATCGCTATCCCGATTTAGAAAACGATATGAAATTGCTTTCGGAATTTACTACTAGAAAGAAAATTGCTGATTTTGCAGGAATGATTGCTTTCGATAAAGACGGTGATGAGATTTTTACTTTCGGAAAGCACAAAGGTGCTAAAGTTGAAACAGTTCTAGAAAATGAGCCAGGTTATTTTAGCTGGATTCAAAATGCTGATTTTCCTTTATATACCAAGAAAGTGTTGACGGCAATTAAATTGAGGAAATTGAATACAAAATAG
- the rpmB gene encoding 50S ribosomal protein L28, with amino-acid sequence MSRVCDLTGKRAMVGNNVSHAMNKTKRKFSVNLVKKRFYLPEEDRWITLRVAASTVKTINKNGIAAVLKKAQAEGFIK; translated from the coding sequence ATGTCAAGAGTTTGCGACCTTACAGGTAAAAGAGCGATGGTAGGAAATAACGTTTCTCACGCTATGAATAAAACTAAGAGAAAATTTTCGGTAAACTTAGTTAAAAAGCGTTTTTATCTTCCAGAAGAAGATAGATGGATTACTCTTAGAGTAGCTGCATCTACAGTAAAAACAATTAATAAAAATGGAATTGCTGCAGTTTTGAAAAAAGCACAAGCAGAAGGATTTATTAAATAA
- a CDS encoding glycosyltransferase family 2 protein produces MQLSIIILNYNVRYFLELCVLSVQNAIQNIDAEIIVIDNNSPDDSCAMMKQRFSSVKLIENAANAGFPKGNNIGVAEAKGEYICILNPDTVVAEDTFVKVLAFAKEQNDLGIIGCKLIDGTGNFLPESKRGTPTPFVAFTKITGLYKIFPKTFGKYYAQHLTEDQTGKVEILVGAFMVMKRELYNEMGGFDEKCFMYSDDIDLSYMALQKGKLNYYFHETSVIHYKGESTIKDGTYMKRFREAMNFFYKKHFSVSFLFSVFMEMGIVFFSFVKMFQGKPKPKLSPENYILVSDNEVLREKLEKQLNQTVERQKNIQFESKNTRTEIIFDQNFIDFKTIIQAFEENKKKHFTFKILPKSAVFIIGSNSSFDRGEIVKI; encoded by the coding sequence ATGCAACTATCCATTATCATCCTTAATTATAACGTTCGTTACTTCTTGGAACTTTGTGTTTTGAGTGTTCAAAATGCTATCCAAAATATCGATGCCGAAATTATTGTAATCGACAACAACTCTCCAGATGATAGCTGTGCCATGATGAAACAGCGTTTTTCAAGTGTAAAACTTATTGAAAATGCAGCAAATGCAGGTTTCCCCAAAGGAAATAATATTGGTGTCGCCGAAGCTAAAGGCGAGTACATTTGTATCCTCAATCCTGATACAGTCGTTGCCGAAGATACTTTTGTTAAAGTATTGGCTTTCGCCAAAGAGCAAAACGATTTAGGAATTATTGGTTGTAAACTTATCGACGGAACAGGAAATTTTCTACCCGAAAGTAAACGCGGGACTCCAACACCATTTGTAGCATTTACCAAAATTACAGGTTTGTATAAAATTTTTCCAAAAACATTCGGAAAATATTACGCCCAACATTTAACAGAAGACCAAACCGGGAAAGTCGAAATTCTTGTTGGAGCTTTTATGGTTATGAAACGAGAATTGTACAATGAAATGGGTGGTTTCGATGAAAAATGCTTTATGTATTCAGACGATATTGATTTGTCTTACATGGCGTTGCAAAAAGGAAAATTGAACTATTATTTTCATGAAACTTCAGTGATACATTACAAAGGGGAAAGTACAATCAAAGACGGAACCTACATGAAACGCTTTCGTGAAGCCATGAACTTTTTTTATAAAAAACATTTCAGCGTTTCCTTTTTGTTCTCTGTTTTTATGGAAATGGGAATTGTGTTTTTCTCTTTCGTGAAAATGTTTCAAGGAAAGCCGAAGCCTAAATTATCTCCCGAAAATTATATTTTAGTTTCTGATAATGAAGTTTTGAGAGAAAAATTAGAAAAGCAATTGAATCAAACCGTTGAACGTCAAAAAAATATTCAATTTGAATCAAAAAACACGAGAACGGAAATTATTTTCGATCAGAATTTTATTGATTTTAAGACTATAATTCAAGCGTTTGAAGAAAATAAAAAGAAGCATTTTACTTTTAAAATTCTTCCCAAATCAGCAGTTTTTATCATTGGTAGCAACAGCAGTTTTGACAGAGGAGAAATCGTAAAAATTTAG
- a CDS encoding OmpA family protein — translation MKKITILGVSSLFLLATLFTSCNSIKNANNTQKGAGIGAGAGALIGAIIGNNTKLGTAGGALIGAAIGGGTGALIGNKMDKQARQIDQALPGADVERVGEGIRLVLNENAVRFDTNKSTLTAIAKANLDKLVPVFNEYADTDIEIFGYTDSTGKPEYNLTLSGQRAASVKSYLVSKGLANSRFKTTGEGIANPIATNDTPEGRSQNRRVEFAILANEKMVQDAKKEAGQ, via the coding sequence ATGAAAAAAATAACAATTTTAGGAGTATCAAGTTTATTCCTTTTAGCAACTCTATTCACAAGTTGTAATTCTATTAAAAATGCTAATAATACCCAAAAAGGAGCGGGAATCGGAGCGGGAGCAGGAGCTTTAATCGGAGCAATTATAGGTAATAATACAAAACTAGGAACTGCTGGTGGAGCACTTATTGGGGCTGCTATTGGTGGTGGAACGGGTGCTTTGATAGGAAATAAAATGGACAAACAAGCTCGTCAAATTGATCAAGCATTACCAGGAGCCGATGTAGAAAGAGTAGGCGAAGGAATTCGTTTGGTTTTGAACGAAAATGCCGTGCGCTTTGATACCAATAAATCAACTTTAACTGCTATTGCAAAAGCCAATTTAGACAAACTAGTACCAGTTTTTAATGAGTATGCAGATACTGATATTGAAATTTTTGGATATACTGATAGTACAGGGAAACCAGAATACAATTTGACACTTTCTGGACAAAGAGCGGCATCGGTAAAAAGTTATTTGGTTTCAAAAGGTTTAGCAAACTCTCGTTTTAAAACAACAGGAGAAGGAATTGCAAACCCTATTGCAACAAATGATACGCCAGAAGGTAGAAGTCAAAACCGTCGAGTAGAGTTTGCTATTTTAGCCAATGAAAAAATGGTACAAGATGCCAAAAAAGAAGCGGGACAATAA
- a CDS encoding fumarylacetoacetate hydrolase family protein, which produces MKILCIGRNYAKHIEELKNERPTEPVVFMKPDSAILLKQHPFVIPEFSNDIHHEIEIIVKINKVGKYIDTKFAHKYYDEISVGIDFTARDLQNELKAKGLPWEKAKAFDGSAVIGEFLPKTQFNSLENITFELINNNKVVQKGNSSEMLFKIDEIISFVSQYFTLKIGDIIFTGSPEGVAAVKPDDVLEGFLEGNKLFSIQIK; this is translated from the coding sequence ATGAAAATACTCTGTATCGGCAGAAACTACGCCAAACATATTGAAGAATTAAAAAACGAAAGACCAACAGAGCCTGTCGTTTTTATGAAGCCTGATTCGGCTATTTTGTTGAAACAACATCCGTTTGTGATTCCTGAATTTTCCAATGATATTCACCACGAAATAGAAATTATTGTTAAGATAAATAAGGTGGGTAAGTATATCGATACGAAATTTGCTCATAAGTATTATGACGAAATTAGTGTGGGAATAGACTTTACGGCTCGTGATTTACAAAATGAATTAAAAGCAAAAGGATTGCCTTGGGAAAAAGCCAAAGCCTTTGATGGATCAGCAGTGATAGGAGAATTTTTGCCAAAAACACAATTTAATTCATTGGAAAATATTACTTTTGAATTGATAAATAACAACAAAGTAGTTCAAAAAGGGAATTCTAGCGAGATGTTATTTAAAATTGACGAAATAATTTCTTTTGTTTCACAGTATTTTACTCTGAAAATTGGCGATATTATTTTTACCGGATCTCCAGAAGGTGTTGCTGCTGTAAAACCTGATGATGTTTTAGAAGGATTTTTAGAAGGAAATAAACTATTTAGTATTCAAATAAAATAA
- a CDS encoding lipocalin family protein: MKKTITLMIVAVLLFGCKTSSVTSTKLDRSSQVGIKGNWVITNVSYPGSDVIKVNSFQIADSKCFIGSTWNFISNNNKGSMNLTKSDCPAFSSPITWFVNKEGQFVLKVLDAGEKAKKVRDGYVLQVANQTETSFQLIDNINVGGQNKQVTYQFEKTN; the protein is encoded by the coding sequence ATGAAAAAAACAATTACATTAATGATAGTGGCTGTTTTGCTCTTTGGATGTAAAACTTCATCCGTAACAAGTACCAAATTAGACAGAAGTTCTCAAGTGGGAATTAAAGGAAATTGGGTAATAACCAATGTTTCTTATCCTGGTTCTGATGTTATTAAAGTAAATTCTTTTCAGATTGCCGATTCAAAATGTTTTATCGGAAGTACTTGGAATTTTATTTCGAATAATAATAAGGGAAGTATGAATTTGACAAAGTCGGATTGTCCTGCGTTTAGTTCTCCAATTACTTGGTTCGTTAATAAGGAAGGTCAGTTTGTTTTAAAAGTGTTGGATGCTGGCGAAAAAGCAAAAAAAGTCAGAGACGGTTATGTATTACAAGTAGCTAATCAAACCGAAACTTCGTTCCAATTGATTGATAATATCAATGTTGGAGGTCAAAATAAACAAGTTACTTATCAATTCGAAAAAACTAATTAA
- the htpG gene encoding molecular chaperone HtpG, with protein sequence MTTGKINVSVENIFPLIKKFLYSDHEIFLRELISNGTDATLKLKHLTSIGEAKVEYGNPIIEIKVDKEGKKIHIIDQGLGMTADEVEKYINQVAFSGAEEFLDKYKDSAKDSGIIGHFGLGFYSAFMVAEKVEIITKSYKDEPAAHWTCDGSPEFTLEPADKTTRGTEIILHVAEDSLEFLEDSKISGLLNKYNKFMPIPIKFGTRTETLPKPEDAPEDYVNETVELDNIINNPNPAWTKQPTDLTDEDYKNFYREMYPMQFEEPLFHIHLNVDYPFNLTGILYFPKLGSDMQIQKDKIQLYQNQVYVTDNVEGIVPEFLMMLRGVVDSPDIPLNVSRSGLQADGAVKKISNYITRKVADKLKSLFNENREDFEAKWNDIKIVLEYGMLSEDKFYEKAGAFVLYPTVDDKYFTLEELKENLKEKQTDKDGKLVVLYAGNKEAQHSYIEIAKEKGYEVLLLDSPIISHLIQKIENDNKDLTFVRVDSDHIDNLIKKDENTISKLSDEEKENLKTSLEAYIPKAYSVQLEAMDSQAAPFIITQPEFMRRMKEMSQTGGGGMFGMGNMPEMYNLVVNTNSDLASNILNTEDKSTQENLVKQALDLAKLSQNLLKGEELTAFVKRSFDLIK encoded by the coding sequence ATGACAACAGGAAAAATTAATGTTTCGGTAGAAAACATCTTCCCACTTATCAAAAAATTCTTGTACAGCGATCACGAAATATTTTTACGTGAATTGATTTCGAATGGTACTGATGCTACCCTAAAATTAAAACACCTAACCAGCATTGGCGAAGCCAAAGTAGAATATGGCAACCCAATTATCGAAATTAAAGTAGATAAAGAAGGAAAAAAAATTCACATCATTGACCAAGGTTTGGGAATGACGGCTGATGAAGTTGAAAAATACATCAACCAAGTGGCTTTTTCTGGAGCTGAAGAATTTTTAGATAAATACAAAGATTCTGCTAAAGATTCTGGAATTATTGGTCATTTTGGTCTTGGTTTTTATTCGGCTTTTATGGTTGCCGAAAAAGTAGAAATCATCACTAAATCATACAAAGACGAACCAGCAGCACACTGGACATGCGACGGAAGCCCTGAATTTACTTTAGAACCTGCAGATAAAACTACTCGTGGAACAGAAATTATTCTGCACGTTGCAGAAGATTCTTTGGAGTTTTTAGAAGATTCTAAAATTAGTGGTTTATTGAATAAGTATAATAAATTTATGCCTATTCCAATTAAATTTGGAACCAGAACAGAAACGCTTCCAAAACCTGAAGATGCTCCAGAAGATTATGTGAATGAAACGGTTGAATTAGACAACATCATCAATAATCCAAATCCAGCTTGGACAAAACAACCAACGGATTTAACGGATGAAGATTACAAAAACTTCTACCGTGAAATGTATCCAATGCAGTTTGAAGAGCCATTGTTTCATATTCATTTGAATGTTGATTATCCTTTTAACTTAACTGGTATTTTGTATTTCCCGAAATTAGGTTCGGATATGCAAATTCAAAAAGACAAAATTCAATTGTACCAAAACCAAGTTTATGTTACTGATAATGTAGAAGGAATTGTACCTGAATTCTTGATGATGCTTCGTGGTGTGGTCGATTCTCCGGATATTCCATTGAATGTTTCTCGTTCTGGATTGCAAGCGGATGGAGCTGTGAAGAAAATTTCGAACTACATTACTCGTAAAGTTGCCGATAAATTGAAATCTTTATTCAACGAAAACCGTGAAGATTTTGAAGCAAAATGGAACGACATTAAAATCGTTTTGGAATACGGAATGTTATCCGAAGATAAGTTCTATGAAAAAGCAGGAGCTTTCGTTTTATACCCAACGGTTGATGATAAATACTTCACATTAGAAGAATTAAAAGAAAACCTGAAAGAAAAACAAACCGACAAAGACGGAAAACTAGTGGTTCTTTATGCCGGAAACAAAGAAGCGCAACACTCTTATATCGAAATTGCTAAAGAAAAAGGATACGAAGTATTACTTTTAGATTCGCCAATTATTTCGCATTTGATTCAAAAAATTGAAAACGACAATAAAGATTTAACTTTCGTTCGTGTCGATTCAGATCATATTGATAATTTAATCAAGAAAGACGAAAACACGATTTCTAAATTATCTGATGAAGAAAAAGAAAACCTAAAAACGTCTTTGGAAGCCTATATCCCAAAAGCATATTCTGTTCAATTAGAAGCTATGGACAGTCAAGCCGCTCCTTTCATTATCACGCAACCAGAATTCATGCGTCGAATGAAAGAAATGAGTCAAACTGGTGGTGGCGGAATGTTTGGAATGGGGAATATGCCAGAAATGTACAATTTGGTTGTAAACACCAATTCTGATTTAGCGTCTAATATTTTGAATACGGAAGACAAATCCACTCAAGAAAACTTGGTTAAACAAGCTTTAGATTTAGCAAAATTATCTCAAAATCTTTTGAAAGGCGAAGAACTTACAGCTTTCGTAAAAAGAAGTTTTGATTTGATAAAGTAA
- a CDS encoding competence/damage-inducible protein A, with amino-acid sequence MKAAIITIGDEILIGQIIDTNSGFIAKSLDRIGVEIYEMASISDNKQHILDTFLKFQNKVDLVIITGGLGPTKDDVTKKTFCDYFEDELIVDEVVLAHVTKLIEGFYKRTITQINKDQALVPSKCTVLHNEVGTAPGMWMKKENTVFISLPGVPFEMKYLVENEIIPKVVREYKRPYILHKTIMTYGQGESMVAERIEEWENNLPEFIKLAYLPAPGSVRLRLSARGIDKELLEKSIQENVLSLTKIINDIIVGFDEDETLETVVGRLLAQQNKTIATAESCTGGMLAQLFTSVSGASSYFKGSIVSYATETKISVLGLSQDLISEYSVVSAEVAKQMAVNIKSLMNTDYGIATTGNAGPNKGDSDAELGSVFIALATPNEVIVEEFNFGQPREKVVDRAVKKCLEMLRKEILKNVI; translated from the coding sequence ATGAAAGCAGCCATAATTACTATAGGTGATGAAATTCTTATTGGCCAAATTATCGATACGAATTCTGGTTTTATAGCCAAATCATTAGACAGAATAGGTGTTGAGATTTATGAAATGGCATCTATTAGTGATAATAAACAACATATTTTAGATACTTTTCTAAAGTTTCAAAATAAAGTTGATTTGGTTATTATTACTGGAGGACTGGGGCCAACCAAAGACGACGTAACCAAAAAGACGTTTTGCGATTATTTTGAAGATGAATTAATTGTGGATGAGGTAGTTTTAGCTCATGTTACCAAATTAATCGAAGGTTTTTATAAGCGTACCATTACACAAATTAACAAAGATCAAGCACTTGTTCCTTCCAAATGTACTGTCCTTCATAATGAAGTAGGTACAGCGCCAGGAATGTGGATGAAAAAAGAAAATACAGTCTTTATTTCGCTTCCAGGAGTTCCTTTTGAAATGAAATACTTGGTCGAAAATGAAATTATTCCCAAAGTAGTTCGAGAATACAAGCGACCTTACATTCTTCATAAAACTATTATGACTTATGGACAGGGTGAAAGTATGGTAGCAGAACGTATTGAAGAATGGGAAAATAATTTACCCGAATTTATAAAGTTAGCTTATCTGCCTGCGCCAGGAAGTGTGCGATTAAGACTTTCGGCTAGAGGAATTGACAAGGAATTGCTAGAGAAATCTATCCAAGAAAATGTACTTTCCTTGACTAAAATAATCAATGATATTATTGTTGGTTTTGATGAGGATGAAACTCTTGAAACCGTGGTAGGAAGACTTTTAGCACAACAAAATAAAACCATTGCTACTGCCGAAAGTTGTACAGGAGGAATGTTGGCACAACTTTTCACATCCGTTTCGGGTGCTTCCAGTTATTTTAAAGGAAGTATTGTTTCCTATGCAACCGAAACTAAAATCTCGGTTTTGGGACTTTCGCAAGATTTAATTTCAGAATATTCAGTAGTTAGTGCCGAAGTGGCAAAACAAATGGCTGTGAATATCAAAAGTCTAATGAATACGGACTATGGCATTGCTACAACTGGAAATGCAGGACCAAATAAAGGCGATTCTGATGCGGAACTGGGTTCGGTTTTTATTGCATTGGCAACACCAAATGAAGTAATCGTAGAGGAGTTTAATTTTGGTCAACCCCGTGAAAAAGTGGTAGATAGAGCCGTAAAAAAGTGTCTGGAAATGCTACGAAAAGAAATTTTAAAAAATGTGATATAA